Proteins encoded by one window of Aliivibrio wodanis:
- the gcvR gene encoding glycine cleavage system transcriptional repressor (Gcv operon repressor), producing MSQYLVITAIGTDRPGISNKVTRLVTESSCNIIDSRIASFGSEFTLIMLLSGTANAISRIENTLPLLGQQHDLNTMMKRTSPHQERDIFYTIDAFIESEDRPGLTEKFTDFLANRDIDLKTLSAQTLKKGENQNTFQIQITAEIFQECHIIEIQEQFEALCSTLGVSGKINFYKTN from the coding sequence ATGTCTCAATACCTTGTAATTACCGCTATCGGTACAGATAGACCCGGAATCTCTAATAAGGTGACTCGCCTTGTTACCGAATCAAGCTGTAATATCATCGATAGTCGTATCGCCTCATTTGGTAGTGAATTCACATTAATCATGTTGTTGTCTGGCACAGCGAATGCGATTTCTCGAATTGAAAATACCTTGCCTCTACTTGGGCAACAACACGATCTGAATACCATGATGAAACGCACCTCTCCTCATCAAGAACGTGATATTTTTTACACTATTGATGCATTTATCGAATCAGAAGATCGTCCAGGCTTAACCGAGAAGTTCACTGATTTTTTAGCCAATCGAGATATTGATTTAAAAACACTCAGCGCTCAGACCCTTAAAAAGGGAGAGAATCAAAATACTTTCCAAATCCAAATTACCGCCGAAATTTTTCAAGAATGCCACATCATCGAGATCCAAGAGCAATTTGAAGCCTTATGCTCAACATTAGGCGTTAGCGGTAAGATCAATTTTTATAAAACGAATTAA
- the bcp gene encoding putative peroxiredoxin Bcp: MITPLAAGSPAPDVSLLDQNGDTVSLSDLKGKRVLFYFYPKAMTPGCTVQAQGLRDIKAELDAHNVVTLGVSIDAVKRLGKFIERDELNFTLLSDEDHAAAEAFGVWGEKNSWEKYTMAYIVLVF; encoded by the coding sequence ATGATCACGCCATTAGCAGCAGGCTCACCTGCACCAGACGTATCACTTCTTGATCAAAATGGAGACACAGTATCTCTATCTGATTTAAAAGGTAAAAGAGTTCTATTTTATTTTTACCCAAAAGCCATGACCCCAGGTTGTACTGTTCAAGCTCAAGGTCTTCGTGACATTAAAGCTGAATTAGATGCTCACAATGTCGTTACTTTAGGTGTAAGCATTGACGCAGTTAAACGTTTAGGTAAATTCATTGAACGTGATGAATTGAACTTCACTCTGTTATCTGATGAAGATCATGCTGCTGCAGAGGCTTTTGGTGTTTGGGGCGAAAAAAATTCATGGGAAAAGTATACGATGGCCTACATCGTATTAGTTTTCTGA
- the perM gene encoding putative permease, PerM, producing the protein MLDMVTQWYKRRFSDPHAVSLVAILIVGFITIYFFGHLIAPLLVAIVLAYLLEWPVAKLSKFGIPRTLSVMLVIILFISVMLMAVFGLVPTIWNQVGNLINDMPSMFNGLHHFLSSLPERYPELIQPQSIDTLLDTLRGKVLGMGETMVKGSLASLISIAALGVYLILVPLLVFFLLKDKEEMVATMSNILPQNRRLATKVWIEMNEQISNYIRGKVVEILIVGGVSYITFFIMDLRYSLLLAVMVGFSVLIPYIGAAAVTVPIAIVALFQWGLTPDFYWLVLAYAIIQALDGNVLVPVLFSEAVNLHPVAIIVAVLVFGGLWGFWGVFFAIPLATLVKAVWKALPATEISLKENA; encoded by the coding sequence ATGTTAGATATGGTTACACAGTGGTATAAACGCCGCTTTTCAGATCCACACGCCGTTAGCCTAGTTGCCATTCTTATTGTTGGGTTTATTACGATTTACTTCTTTGGTCACTTAATTGCTCCATTACTAGTGGCTATTGTTTTAGCGTATTTACTAGAATGGCCAGTGGCTAAGCTCAGTAAGTTTGGGATACCAAGAACGCTTTCAGTTATGTTAGTTATTATTTTGTTTATTAGCGTAATGCTCATGGCTGTGTTTGGTCTAGTACCGACGATTTGGAATCAGGTCGGTAATTTGATTAATGATATGCCATCAATGTTTAATGGTTTACATCATTTCCTATCCAGTCTTCCTGAGCGTTACCCTGAATTAATTCAACCTCAATCAATTGATACATTATTAGATACATTACGTGGCAAAGTACTTGGTATGGGTGAAACCATGGTTAAAGGATCATTAGCGTCACTGATCAGTATTGCTGCATTGGGGGTATATTTGATCCTTGTTCCTCTGCTTGTTTTCTTTTTATTAAAAGATAAAGAAGAGATGGTGGCAACTATGAGTAACATCCTTCCTCAGAACCGTCGTTTGGCGACTAAGGTCTGGATTGAAATGAACGAACAGATCAGTAACTACATCCGCGGAAAAGTCGTTGAGATATTGATTGTTGGTGGGGTGAGCTACATTACTTTCTTCATTATGGATTTACGCTATTCATTGCTATTAGCCGTAATGGTCGGATTCTCAGTACTTATTCCGTATATTGGAGCCGCCGCCGTCACTGTACCTATTGCGATTGTCGCCTTGTTTCAATGGGGGTTAACGCCTGACTTTTATTGGCTAGTTTTAGCTTATGCAATCATTCAGGCTTTAGATGGTAATGTGTTAGTACCAGTACTCTTCTCTGAGGCGGTTAACCTTCATCCTGTGGCTATCATTGTGGCTGTCTTGGTTTTTGGTGGGCTATGGGGTTTCTGGGGAGTGTTCTTTGCCATTCCATTAGCGACGTTAGTTAAAGCAGTATGGAAAGCATTACCAGCCACTGAGATCTCTCTAAAAGAAAACGCTTAG
- a CDS encoding peptidase produces the protein MFKLKRLASCLLITSLLTSNLPAYANNDLNLPDIGTTAASTLTIDQELIYGDAYMRMLRASQPVINDPVLAEYVQDLGHRLVANASDVKTPFHFFLINNREINAFAFFGGYVALHSGLFLHAQSESELASVVAHEIAHITQRHLARSMEDQARRSPATIAALVGSLLLAIAAPEAGIAAIHATTAGAMQSSINYTRSNEKEADRFGIDTLEKSGFEVAAMPRFFSRLADQYRYASTPPAMLLTHPLPTSRITDSRERAQQYPMRRVNTSLRYHLARSRIVARFAGIDSNAALDWFSRKSKTHNSDIKNALNYGKALVYIDSKQYDKAQPLMDTLLKNDPLNTFYIDAATDLDLYTKKNQQALTRLENGLVQLPNNPVLAINYAHALSESNKPAEAVRILQRYTHDNPEDPTGWQLLSKAYHDNGSADGELAARAEIYALKGMWNKALSNYTQASQLVEYGSLDQARYDARIDQLRLSRERFSAL, from the coding sequence ATGTTCAAATTAAAAAGACTGGCCAGTTGTTTACTGATCACCTCATTATTGACAAGCAACCTCCCAGCTTATGCAAATAACGATTTAAATTTACCTGATATCGGCACAACAGCCGCATCAACGTTAACGATTGACCAAGAATTAATTTATGGTGATGCGTATATGCGCATGCTTCGAGCAAGCCAACCTGTCATTAATGATCCAGTTTTAGCAGAATATGTTCAGGATCTTGGTCATCGCTTAGTTGCTAATGCTAGTGATGTGAAAACACCTTTCCATTTTTTCTTAATTAATAATCGAGAAATTAACGCCTTTGCTTTTTTTGGTGGTTATGTTGCTCTCCATTCTGGATTATTTTTACACGCACAATCAGAAAGTGAATTAGCCTCGGTTGTTGCTCATGAAATTGCTCATATAACTCAACGTCACTTAGCTCGTAGTATGGAAGACCAAGCAAGACGTTCTCCCGCTACTATCGCCGCTCTTGTAGGATCATTGTTATTGGCTATAGCTGCACCAGAAGCCGGAATAGCAGCTATTCATGCTACAACAGCGGGAGCGATGCAAAGCTCAATAAACTACACTCGAAGTAATGAAAAAGAAGCAGATAGGTTCGGTATTGATACTTTGGAAAAATCAGGATTTGAGGTTGCTGCCATGCCTCGATTTTTCTCTCGCTTAGCAGACCAATATCGTTATGCAAGCACTCCTCCTGCAATGTTGTTAACCCATCCATTACCAACGTCTCGTATTACGGATAGTCGCGAAAGAGCTCAACAATATCCAATGCGTCGAGTCAATACCTCTCTACGTTACCACCTTGCTCGCTCACGTATTGTCGCTCGATTTGCCGGAATTGATAGCAATGCCGCATTAGATTGGTTTTCTCGTAAGTCAAAAACGCATAATAGTGACATTAAAAACGCTCTAAATTATGGTAAAGCGTTAGTTTATATCGATTCAAAACAGTACGATAAAGCGCAACCTCTCATGGATACCTTATTAAAGAATGATCCCCTTAATACGTTTTATATTGATGCAGCCACCGATTTAGATCTTTACACCAAAAAGAATCAACAAGCGCTGACGCGATTAGAAAATGGCTTGGTACAATTACCCAATAACCCTGTACTCGCCATTAATTATGCTCATGCTTTGTCTGAATCAAATAAACCCGCCGAAGCCGTTCGCATTTTACAACGTTATACGCATGATAACCCTGAAGACCCAACGGGATGGCAGTTATTATCTAAGGCTTACCATGATAATGGTAGCGCTGATGGAGAATTGGCAGCAAGGGCTGAAATCTATGCGCTCAAAGGCATGTGGAATAAAGCCCTCAGTAATTACACTCAAGCAAGTCAATTGGTTGAGTATGGAAGTTTAGATCAAGCAAGGTACGACGCTAGAATTGATCAATTACGTCTCTCTCGTGAACGTTTTAGCGCGTTATAA
- the arsC gene encoding arsenate reductase produces the protein MSVVIYHNPRCSKSRETMALLEEKGITPIVVKYLDETPSVTELKTLFSQLGFNSVRNMMRTKETEYKEQGLDDSSVTDEQLFEAMAQTAKLIERPIVVHNNQAKIGRPPEQVLDIL, from the coding sequence ATGTCTGTTGTAATTTACCACAACCCTCGTTGCTCAAAAAGCCGTGAAACTATGGCACTATTAGAAGAAAAAGGGATTACTCCTATCGTTGTAAAATATCTTGATGAAACACCTAGTGTTACTGAATTAAAAACTTTATTTTCTCAACTGGGTTTTAACTCTGTTCGTAACATGATGCGAACTAAAGAGACTGAATATAAAGAACAAGGCCTAGATGATAGCTCTGTTACTGACGAACAATTATTTGAAGCGATGGCACAAACAGCAAAACTGATTGAGCGCCCTATTGTTGTTCATAACAACCAAGCTAAAATAGGACGTCCACCTGAACAAGTTTTAGATATTTTATAG
- a CDS encoding membrane protein, with protein MDSVEMSAETKRYRFLALFCNLALLAFVALWHSTLSPHPLINPYGVMVVWVIPMLFPLKGIIQGKPYTHAWANFILMFYFLHGLSILWLDEGERYLALVEVILTSGAFVGNIYYARLRGKELGLKLKRLSEVEKIEKAKYTENK; from the coding sequence ATGGATTCAGTTGAAATGAGCGCAGAAACAAAGCGCTATCGTTTTCTTGCCCTATTTTGCAACTTAGCATTACTTGCCTTTGTTGCGCTTTGGCATAGTACCCTTTCTCCTCACCCACTGATTAATCCGTATGGGGTTATGGTGGTATGGGTTATTCCAATGCTTTTTCCACTAAAGGGGATCATTCAGGGTAAGCCTTATACTCATGCATGGGCAAACTTTATTTTAATGTTCTATTTTCTACACGGTTTAAGCATTCTTTGGTTAGATGAAGGTGAACGTTATTTAGCATTAGTTGAAGTTATTCTAACTAGCGGTGCTTTTGTGGGTAATATTTATTACGCTCGTCTTCGAGGTAAAGAATTAGGACTAAAACTAAAGCGTTTATCTGAAGTGGAAAAAATAGAAAAAGCAAAATACACTGAAAATAAGTAA
- a CDS encoding putative exported protein, translating into MLRILCLVICMMSGSVFAQQPSDLYHTEVQLTESDKAEGLAKKEGLINVLIKVSGQKEIAQNEVIKKALVRSDRYVTQVSFVEYDNASRAIKLGYNSKMVLSLLTQAEQSIWETPRKPVLVWVVNEHNYQKSIIWEQSNNSLIGRIKGAANERGLPVMFPVGDFDDVTSIEITDLWGNFKKPIADASERYNPQAVLVVKVRGNSSTWTLFDTMPQYLVNAAKKPVEGRASGAFQLTTMVNDVSDYFAANYTKHLGAVASQSEVVSINGIHTTRDFFKIEKQLKQMNSVANVQVNTIQGDKVIYTLSLLGSYQQFNDELLSKNSRITLTLQAMETEELLQPESTESNVLLQSKTTETSTVEDTTIMTDLDKVTEESLPLVHEYQFNTNN; encoded by the coding sequence ATGTTACGTATTTTGTGTTTAGTCATTTGTATGATGAGCGGTTCTGTTTTTGCACAACAGCCAAGTGATCTTTATCATACCGAAGTGCAATTAACTGAGTCGGATAAAGCGGAAGGTTTGGCTAAAAAAGAAGGCTTAATCAATGTGTTGATTAAGGTATCAGGTCAGAAAGAAATTGCTCAAAACGAGGTGATTAAAAAAGCATTAGTACGAAGTGACCGTTATGTTACACAAGTTAGCTTTGTGGAATATGATAATGCTTCTCGTGCGATTAAATTAGGCTATAACTCTAAAATGGTGTTAAGCCTATTAACTCAAGCAGAACAAAGCATTTGGGAAACGCCACGAAAACCAGTATTAGTATGGGTTGTGAATGAACATAATTATCAAAAAAGTATTATTTGGGAGCAATCAAATAATAGCTTAATTGGGCGTATTAAAGGTGCTGCTAATGAACGCGGCTTACCAGTGATGTTCCCTGTTGGTGATTTTGATGACGTTACCTCTATTGAAATAACAGATTTATGGGGTAATTTTAAAAAGCCAATTGCAGATGCAAGTGAGCGATATAACCCTCAAGCAGTTTTAGTTGTTAAAGTTCGTGGTAATAGCTCAACATGGACATTGTTTGATACGATGCCGCAGTACCTTGTTAATGCTGCAAAAAAACCAGTTGAAGGACGTGCATCTGGTGCATTTCAATTAACAACAATGGTTAATGATGTAAGTGATTATTTTGCCGCAAACTACACTAAACATTTAGGTGCGGTAGCGAGTCAGTCTGAAGTTGTTTCGATTAATGGTATCCATACCACTCGTGATTTTTTTAAAATAGAGAAGCAATTAAAACAGATGAATTCAGTAGCCAATGTTCAGGTGAATACGATTCAAGGAGATAAAGTGATCTATACATTGAGTTTATTAGGAAGCTATCAACAATTTAATGATGAATTGCTAAGTAAAAATTCACGTATAACACTTACTCTACAAGCTATGGAAACGGAAGAATTGTTGCAGCCAGAGTCAACCGAAAGTAATGTTTTATTACAGAGTAAAACTACTGAGACATCGACAGTGGAAGATACAACTATAATGACAGATCTTGATAAGGTGACAGAAGAGTCATTACCTTTGGTGCATGAGTATCAGTTTAATACGAATAATTAG